A single genomic interval of Macadamia integrifolia cultivar HAES 741 chromosome 6, SCU_Mint_v3, whole genome shotgun sequence harbors:
- the LOC122082440 gene encoding YTH domain-containing protein ECT2-like isoform X3, protein MVKNLKVDPSPKLSDSYLIRGKDRNPSDAMSCVSSGDAPCTVKDTDVDHESVTAEPGMYSSSYYGYYNPGCDVSLGEWDDQGCFIGSDGLEIQYPAIQADNGSLVYYMPGFQPGYIPYNPYFPGATIGMEGQYFGQQPYFPSPVFPQPVTAPGYFPTPLSYGSEVVPSYLWDPSVVVEDGAHGNGCGGVPPIHESKRNFSAQRHNIAPSLKALTASNPSNPSGGKGSSLSPNVSSGPCMLNQLKPANKGSPVLAKGYFPITKFPCSNQGKGGLLYPNSPVNLKVNGRGWGGSEKLKGRGKINGVSDFDLLNEQNCGPRTTNTKGALMSETDLGVSIVADGVNDSNCTLDVVRREQYNLPDFSTKYDHALFFVIKSYSEDDIHKSIKYNVWASTPNGNKRLDSAYQDAQVNASGLFCGVAEMIGRVDFNKNMDFWQQDKWNGFFPVKWHIIKDVSNAQFRHIILENNDNKPVTNSRDTQEVKSPQGIEMLNIFKNHSSKTSILDDFGFYEGRQKAMQEKRARPPTPRWDHVQQKPDEVKQVTNSLEGVELSTGKNNEVVGGDDKVKE, encoded by the exons ATGGTGAAGAATCTGAAAGTTGATCCTTCTCCTAAACTCAGTGATTCCTATCTG ATTCGTGGGAAGGATAGGAATCCCTCTGATGCTATGTCCTGTGTTTCCTCTGGAGATGCACCATGCACCGTTAAGGATACCGATGTGGATCATGAGTCTGTGACGGCCGAGCCAGGCATGTATTCTAGCAGCTACTATGGATACTACAACCCAG GTTGTGATGTTTCTCTGGGAGAATGGGATGATCAAGGATGCTTTATTGGCTCTGATGGATTGGAGATTCAATACCCT GCCATTCAAGCTGATAATGGATCTCTTGTCTACTACATGCCAGGGTTTCAACCTGGTTATATTCCTTACAACCCATATTTCCCTGGAGCTACAATTGGCATGGAAGGGCAGTATTTTGGTCAACAGCCATACTTCCCAAGCCCCGTCTTTCCACAACCCGTTACTGCACCTGGATATTTCCCCACTCCACTCTCTTATGGATCAGAGGTTGTGCCCTCATACCTCTGGGATCCTTCTGTTGTAGTTGAGGATGGGGCTCATGGCAATGGCTGTGGTGGAGTTCCACCAATACATGAGTCCAAACGTAATTTCTCTGCCCAGAGACACAATATTGCTCCATCTCTGAAAGCTCTGACTGCTTCTAACCCTAGTAATCCATCAGGAGGAAAGGGCTCATCACTATCACCCAATGTCTCATCAGGCCCCTGTATGCTCAACCAATTGAAGCCTGCAAATAAG GGATCTCCAGTTCTGGCCAAGGGTTACTTCCCCATTACCAAGTTTCCATGTTCAAATCAGGGGAAAGGTGGTTTGTTATATCCCAACAGTCCAGTTAATTTGAAAGTAAATGGTAGGGGTTGGGGTGGCAGTGAAAAGCTTAAAGGAAGAGGCAAGATTAATGGAGTTAGCGATTTTGACTTGCTAAATGAACAGAATTGTGGCCCGAGAACAACCAATACCAAAGGAGCTTTGATGTCTGAAACTGATTTGGGTGTATCTATAGTAGCTGATGGTGTCAATGATAGTAACTGCACACTTGATGTAGTCAGAAGGGAACAATACAACCTTCCCGATTTCTCAACCAAATATGATCATGCTTTGTTTTTTGTGATAAAATCTTATAGCGAAGATGATATTCACAAGAGTATCAAGTATAATGTGTGGGCAAGTACACCAAATGGAAATAAGAGGCTTGATAGTGCTTATCAAGATGCACAG GTAAATGCAAGTGGTCTGTTCTGTGGAGTAGCCGAGATGATTGGTCGAGTAGACTTCAACAAGAACatggatttttggcagcaagaCAAGTGGAATGGTTTTTTCCCAGTCAAGTGGCACATCATTAAAGACGTCTCAAATGCTCAGTTCCGGCACATAATACTTGAGAATAATGACAACAAGCCTGTTACTAACAGCAGGGACACACAGGAG GTTAAATCTCCTCAAGGCATTGAAATGTTGAATATTTTTAAGAACCATTCGTCAAAGACATCGATATTGGATGACTTTGGTTTTTATGAAGGTCGCCAGAAAGCAATGCAAGAGAAGAGGGCACGACCACCTACACCCCGTTGGGATCATGTGCAG CAGAAGCCTGATGAAGTAAAGCAAGTAACTAACAGTCTTGAAGGGGTCGAGCTGAGCACGGGCAAGAACAATGAAGTTGTGGGTGGAGACGACAAAGTGAAGGAATGA
- the LOC122082440 gene encoding YTH domain-containing protein ECT4-like isoform X4, translated as MVKNLKVDPSPKLSDSYLIRGKDRNPSDAMSCVSSGDAPCTVKDTDVDHESVTAEPGMYSSSYYGYYNPGCDVSLGEWDDQGCFIGSDGLEIQYPAIQADNGSLVYYMPGFQPGYIPYNPYFPGATIGMEGQYFGQQPYFPSPVFPQPVTAPGYFPTPLSYGSEVVPSYLWDPSVVVEDGAHGNGCGGVPPIHESKRGKGSSLSPNVSSGPCMLNQLKPANKGSPVLAKGYFPITKFPCSNQGKGGLLYPNSPVNLKVNGRGWGGSEKLKGRGKINGVSDFDLLNEQNCGPRTTNTKGALMSETDLGVSIVADGVNDSNCTLDVVRREQYNLPDFSTKYDHALFFVIKSYSEDDIHKSIKYNVWASTPNGNKRLDSAYQDAQARMTEKGSKCPVFLFFSVNASGLFCGVAEMIGRVDFNKNMDFWQQDKWNGFFPVKWHIIKDVSNAQFRHIILENNDNKPVTNSRDTQEVKSPQGIEMLNIFKNHSSKTSILDDFGFYEGRQKAMQEKRARPPTPRWDHVQQKPDEVKQVTNSLEGVELSTGKNNEVVGGDDKVKE; from the exons ATGGTGAAGAATCTGAAAGTTGATCCTTCTCCTAAACTCAGTGATTCCTATCTG ATTCGTGGGAAGGATAGGAATCCCTCTGATGCTATGTCCTGTGTTTCCTCTGGAGATGCACCATGCACCGTTAAGGATACCGATGTGGATCATGAGTCTGTGACGGCCGAGCCAGGCATGTATTCTAGCAGCTACTATGGATACTACAACCCAG GTTGTGATGTTTCTCTGGGAGAATGGGATGATCAAGGATGCTTTATTGGCTCTGATGGATTGGAGATTCAATACCCT GCCATTCAAGCTGATAATGGATCTCTTGTCTACTACATGCCAGGGTTTCAACCTGGTTATATTCCTTACAACCCATATTTCCCTGGAGCTACAATTGGCATGGAAGGGCAGTATTTTGGTCAACAGCCATACTTCCCAAGCCCCGTCTTTCCACAACCCGTTACTGCACCTGGATATTTCCCCACTCCACTCTCTTATGGATCAGAGGTTGTGCCCTCATACCTCTGGGATCCTTCTGTTGTAGTTGAGGATGGGGCTCATGGCAATGGCTGTGGTGGAGTTCCACCAATACATGAGTCCAAAC GAGGAAAGGGCTCATCACTATCACCCAATGTCTCATCAGGCCCCTGTATGCTCAACCAATTGAAGCCTGCAAATAAG GGATCTCCAGTTCTGGCCAAGGGTTACTTCCCCATTACCAAGTTTCCATGTTCAAATCAGGGGAAAGGTGGTTTGTTATATCCCAACAGTCCAGTTAATTTGAAAGTAAATGGTAGGGGTTGGGGTGGCAGTGAAAAGCTTAAAGGAAGAGGCAAGATTAATGGAGTTAGCGATTTTGACTTGCTAAATGAACAGAATTGTGGCCCGAGAACAACCAATACCAAAGGAGCTTTGATGTCTGAAACTGATTTGGGTGTATCTATAGTAGCTGATGGTGTCAATGATAGTAACTGCACACTTGATGTAGTCAGAAGGGAACAATACAACCTTCCCGATTTCTCAACCAAATATGATCATGCTTTGTTTTTTGTGATAAAATCTTATAGCGAAGATGATATTCACAAGAGTATCAAGTATAATGTGTGGGCAAGTACACCAAATGGAAATAAGAGGCTTGATAGTGCTTATCAAGATGCACAGGCAAGAATGACAGAGAAAGGCAGCAAGTGTCcagtcttccttttcttctct GTAAATGCAAGTGGTCTGTTCTGTGGAGTAGCCGAGATGATTGGTCGAGTAGACTTCAACAAGAACatggatttttggcagcaagaCAAGTGGAATGGTTTTTTCCCAGTCAAGTGGCACATCATTAAAGACGTCTCAAATGCTCAGTTCCGGCACATAATACTTGAGAATAATGACAACAAGCCTGTTACTAACAGCAGGGACACACAGGAG GTTAAATCTCCTCAAGGCATTGAAATGTTGAATATTTTTAAGAACCATTCGTCAAAGACATCGATATTGGATGACTTTGGTTTTTATGAAGGTCGCCAGAAAGCAATGCAAGAGAAGAGGGCACGACCACCTACACCCCGTTGGGATCATGTGCAG CAGAAGCCTGATGAAGTAAAGCAAGTAACTAACAGTCTTGAAGGGGTCGAGCTGAGCACGGGCAAGAACAATGAAGTTGTGGGTGGAGACGACAAAGTGAAGGAATGA
- the LOC122082440 gene encoding YTH domain-containing protein ECT2-like isoform X2, whose amino-acid sequence MVKNLKVDPSPKLSDSYLIRGKDRNPSDAMSCVSSGDAPCTVKDTDVDHESVTAEPGMYSSSYYGYYNPGCDVSLGEWDDQGCFIGSDGLEIQYPAIQADNGSLVYYMPGFQPGYIPYNPYFPGATIGMEGQYFGQQPYFPSPVFPQPVTAPGYFPTPLSYGSEVVPSYLWDPSVVVEDGAHGNGCGGVPPIHESKRNFSAQRHNIAPSLKALTASNPSNPSGGKGSSLSPNVSSGPCMLNQLKPANKGSPVLAKGYFPITKFPCSNQGKGGLLYPNSPVNLKVNGRGWGGSEKLKGRGKINGVSDFDLLNEQNCGPRTTNTKGALMSETDLGVSIVADGVNDSNCTLDVVRREQYNLPDFSTKYDHALFFVIKSYSEDDIHKSIKYNVWASTPNGNKRLDSAYQDAQARMTEKGSKCPVFLFFSVNASGLFCGVAEMIGRVDFNKNMDFWQQDKWNGFFPVKWHIIKDVSNAQFRHIILENNDNKPVTNSRDTQEVKSPQGIEMLNIFKNHSSKTSILDDFGFYEGRQKAMQEKRARPPTPRWDHVQKPDEVKQVTNSLEGVELSTGKNNEVVGGDDKVKE is encoded by the exons ATGGTGAAGAATCTGAAAGTTGATCCTTCTCCTAAACTCAGTGATTCCTATCTG ATTCGTGGGAAGGATAGGAATCCCTCTGATGCTATGTCCTGTGTTTCCTCTGGAGATGCACCATGCACCGTTAAGGATACCGATGTGGATCATGAGTCTGTGACGGCCGAGCCAGGCATGTATTCTAGCAGCTACTATGGATACTACAACCCAG GTTGTGATGTTTCTCTGGGAGAATGGGATGATCAAGGATGCTTTATTGGCTCTGATGGATTGGAGATTCAATACCCT GCCATTCAAGCTGATAATGGATCTCTTGTCTACTACATGCCAGGGTTTCAACCTGGTTATATTCCTTACAACCCATATTTCCCTGGAGCTACAATTGGCATGGAAGGGCAGTATTTTGGTCAACAGCCATACTTCCCAAGCCCCGTCTTTCCACAACCCGTTACTGCACCTGGATATTTCCCCACTCCACTCTCTTATGGATCAGAGGTTGTGCCCTCATACCTCTGGGATCCTTCTGTTGTAGTTGAGGATGGGGCTCATGGCAATGGCTGTGGTGGAGTTCCACCAATACATGAGTCCAAACGTAATTTCTCTGCCCAGAGACACAATATTGCTCCATCTCTGAAAGCTCTGACTGCTTCTAACCCTAGTAATCCATCAGGAGGAAAGGGCTCATCACTATCACCCAATGTCTCATCAGGCCCCTGTATGCTCAACCAATTGAAGCCTGCAAATAAG GGATCTCCAGTTCTGGCCAAGGGTTACTTCCCCATTACCAAGTTTCCATGTTCAAATCAGGGGAAAGGTGGTTTGTTATATCCCAACAGTCCAGTTAATTTGAAAGTAAATGGTAGGGGTTGGGGTGGCAGTGAAAAGCTTAAAGGAAGAGGCAAGATTAATGGAGTTAGCGATTTTGACTTGCTAAATGAACAGAATTGTGGCCCGAGAACAACCAATACCAAAGGAGCTTTGATGTCTGAAACTGATTTGGGTGTATCTATAGTAGCTGATGGTGTCAATGATAGTAACTGCACACTTGATGTAGTCAGAAGGGAACAATACAACCTTCCCGATTTCTCAACCAAATATGATCATGCTTTGTTTTTTGTGATAAAATCTTATAGCGAAGATGATATTCACAAGAGTATCAAGTATAATGTGTGGGCAAGTACACCAAATGGAAATAAGAGGCTTGATAGTGCTTATCAAGATGCACAGGCAAGAATGACAGAGAAAGGCAGCAAGTGTCcagtcttccttttcttctct GTAAATGCAAGTGGTCTGTTCTGTGGAGTAGCCGAGATGATTGGTCGAGTAGACTTCAACAAGAACatggatttttggcagcaagaCAAGTGGAATGGTTTTTTCCCAGTCAAGTGGCACATCATTAAAGACGTCTCAAATGCTCAGTTCCGGCACATAATACTTGAGAATAATGACAACAAGCCTGTTACTAACAGCAGGGACACACAGGAG GTTAAATCTCCTCAAGGCATTGAAATGTTGAATATTTTTAAGAACCATTCGTCAAAGACATCGATATTGGATGACTTTGGTTTTTATGAAGGTCGCCAGAAAGCAATGCAAGAGAAGAGGGCACGACCACCTACACCCCGTTGGGATCATGTGCAG AAGCCTGATGAAGTAAAGCAAGTAACTAACAGTCTTGAAGGGGTCGAGCTGAGCACGGGCAAGAACAATGAAGTTGTGGGTGGAGACGACAAAGTGAAGGAATGA
- the LOC122082440 gene encoding YTH domain-containing protein ECT2-like isoform X1, which yields MVKNLKVDPSPKLSDSYLIRGKDRNPSDAMSCVSSGDAPCTVKDTDVDHESVTAEPGMYSSSYYGYYNPGCDVSLGEWDDQGCFIGSDGLEIQYPAIQADNGSLVYYMPGFQPGYIPYNPYFPGATIGMEGQYFGQQPYFPSPVFPQPVTAPGYFPTPLSYGSEVVPSYLWDPSVVVEDGAHGNGCGGVPPIHESKRNFSAQRHNIAPSLKALTASNPSNPSGGKGSSLSPNVSSGPCMLNQLKPANKGSPVLAKGYFPITKFPCSNQGKGGLLYPNSPVNLKVNGRGWGGSEKLKGRGKINGVSDFDLLNEQNCGPRTTNTKGALMSETDLGVSIVADGVNDSNCTLDVVRREQYNLPDFSTKYDHALFFVIKSYSEDDIHKSIKYNVWASTPNGNKRLDSAYQDAQARMTEKGSKCPVFLFFSVNASGLFCGVAEMIGRVDFNKNMDFWQQDKWNGFFPVKWHIIKDVSNAQFRHIILENNDNKPVTNSRDTQEVKSPQGIEMLNIFKNHSSKTSILDDFGFYEGRQKAMQEKRARPPTPRWDHVQQKPDEVKQVTNSLEGVELSTGKNNEVVGGDDKVKE from the exons ATGGTGAAGAATCTGAAAGTTGATCCTTCTCCTAAACTCAGTGATTCCTATCTG ATTCGTGGGAAGGATAGGAATCCCTCTGATGCTATGTCCTGTGTTTCCTCTGGAGATGCACCATGCACCGTTAAGGATACCGATGTGGATCATGAGTCTGTGACGGCCGAGCCAGGCATGTATTCTAGCAGCTACTATGGATACTACAACCCAG GTTGTGATGTTTCTCTGGGAGAATGGGATGATCAAGGATGCTTTATTGGCTCTGATGGATTGGAGATTCAATACCCT GCCATTCAAGCTGATAATGGATCTCTTGTCTACTACATGCCAGGGTTTCAACCTGGTTATATTCCTTACAACCCATATTTCCCTGGAGCTACAATTGGCATGGAAGGGCAGTATTTTGGTCAACAGCCATACTTCCCAAGCCCCGTCTTTCCACAACCCGTTACTGCACCTGGATATTTCCCCACTCCACTCTCTTATGGATCAGAGGTTGTGCCCTCATACCTCTGGGATCCTTCTGTTGTAGTTGAGGATGGGGCTCATGGCAATGGCTGTGGTGGAGTTCCACCAATACATGAGTCCAAACGTAATTTCTCTGCCCAGAGACACAATATTGCTCCATCTCTGAAAGCTCTGACTGCTTCTAACCCTAGTAATCCATCAGGAGGAAAGGGCTCATCACTATCACCCAATGTCTCATCAGGCCCCTGTATGCTCAACCAATTGAAGCCTGCAAATAAG GGATCTCCAGTTCTGGCCAAGGGTTACTTCCCCATTACCAAGTTTCCATGTTCAAATCAGGGGAAAGGTGGTTTGTTATATCCCAACAGTCCAGTTAATTTGAAAGTAAATGGTAGGGGTTGGGGTGGCAGTGAAAAGCTTAAAGGAAGAGGCAAGATTAATGGAGTTAGCGATTTTGACTTGCTAAATGAACAGAATTGTGGCCCGAGAACAACCAATACCAAAGGAGCTTTGATGTCTGAAACTGATTTGGGTGTATCTATAGTAGCTGATGGTGTCAATGATAGTAACTGCACACTTGATGTAGTCAGAAGGGAACAATACAACCTTCCCGATTTCTCAACCAAATATGATCATGCTTTGTTTTTTGTGATAAAATCTTATAGCGAAGATGATATTCACAAGAGTATCAAGTATAATGTGTGGGCAAGTACACCAAATGGAAATAAGAGGCTTGATAGTGCTTATCAAGATGCACAGGCAAGAATGACAGAGAAAGGCAGCAAGTGTCcagtcttccttttcttctct GTAAATGCAAGTGGTCTGTTCTGTGGAGTAGCCGAGATGATTGGTCGAGTAGACTTCAACAAGAACatggatttttggcagcaagaCAAGTGGAATGGTTTTTTCCCAGTCAAGTGGCACATCATTAAAGACGTCTCAAATGCTCAGTTCCGGCACATAATACTTGAGAATAATGACAACAAGCCTGTTACTAACAGCAGGGACACACAGGAG GTTAAATCTCCTCAAGGCATTGAAATGTTGAATATTTTTAAGAACCATTCGTCAAAGACATCGATATTGGATGACTTTGGTTTTTATGAAGGTCGCCAGAAAGCAATGCAAGAGAAGAGGGCACGACCACCTACACCCCGTTGGGATCATGTGCAG CAGAAGCCTGATGAAGTAAAGCAAGTAACTAACAGTCTTGAAGGGGTCGAGCTGAGCACGGGCAAGAACAATGAAGTTGTGGGTGGAGACGACAAAGTGAAGGAATGA